In one Gossypium hirsutum isolate 1008001.06 chromosome D09, Gossypium_hirsutum_v2.1, whole genome shotgun sequence genomic region, the following are encoded:
- the LOC107930915 gene encoding dirigent protein 15: MKKEHNIFALAMIFCLAIAPVYGQYYSKTVMRATQRAEKMTRLHFFLHDTVSGENPSAVVIARPNITQPSSFGFGILFAINDPLTVGPAPTSTLIGNAQGLYVSSSRDPAVFTTVMYADFAFTSGRFNGSSFSLISRSSSSDAIRELAIVGGRGAFRMAQGFALTQINFANMTTGDVILECNVTLYHY; the protein is encoded by the coding sequence atgaagaaagaacaTAATATATTTGCATTGGCAATGATATTTTGTCTTGCCATAGCGCCAGTCTATGGCCAATACTACTCGAAAACTGTTATGCGAGCTACTCAGCGGGCGGAAAAGATGACCCGACTCCACTTCTTCCTTCATGATACCGTCAGTGGTGAAAATCCCAGTGCAGTCGTCATAGCCCGTCCCAACATCACGCAACCATCCTCGTTCGGGTTTGGCATCTTGTTTGCAATTAATGACCCCCTTACTGTAGGGCCTGCACCAACATCAACGTTGATTGGAAATGCTCAAGGACTCTATGTATCATCCAGTCGAGACCCTGCCGTGTTTACTACAGTTATGTACGCTGATTTCGCATTTACGAGTGGCAGGTTCAATGGGAGCTCTTTTAGTTTAATCTCAAGGAGTTCATCTTCAGATGCAATTCGTGAATTGGCTATTGTGGGAGGGAGAGGTGCGTTTAGAATGGCCCAAGGGTTTGCTCTAACTCAAATCAATTTTGCAAATATGACGACAGGCGATGTTATTCTCGAGTGCAATGTTACTTTGTACCATTACTAA